Genomic segment of Bacteroidales bacterium:
TCTTTAGACTTCATAAACTTTTTGCTTAGTCCCCAGAAAATTTATGTGACCCGTTTTATTGCAGCTAATTCAATCATAATTTAGAAAGTTCAGAAAATTTTTTGCAATACTTATTCAGAAATAACTATATGTGTATTTCTGCAAACGTGATGACTCGAATTTATTTTTGTAGTTATACTTTTTTAGAAATAAGGGGCGCTGGCAAAGCCAGCGCCCCTTATTTTTTTCGTTATTAATTTTTATTTACAAAGTGCCTTTACCGGTTCCAAACCATAGTATGTTCCTTCCTGTATTGCTTTCAGTACAGCGCCGCCGCCAGTGAAAATATAATATTTAGGATCGTCGAGAGCAACAATGTATAAACCGGGCAACAGTCGTTTTAATTCCTGCATCGTATCGCCACCGCCATAAAGTTTAACGGCTTCAAGATTATCGTCGATCAGTTCATCAAGCGCAATAGTGCCTTCATTGAAATGTGGCGTGTAACCCATTACTGCATTTACAAAAACTGTTCTTGCATTATGAAAAACATCAAGAACATTTTTTTCCTGGAACGATTCTTTTGCAACATCAAGAACATAATTCAATTTGCTTCCCGGTTTTAACTTACGAATATCAACTGTCCTGAATTGCCCTTCGATACGGCCTTCCATAGTATCCGATTCAACAATGAAAGGAAGCTCGATTAATTTTCCGGGATATTGTTTTGCAAAATCAACAAAAGCTTTTGCATGTTCCATATCTTCGGCTTCAATGCCCTTTATTTCAATTCCGTATTTTGCGCAGAGGTATGCATTGTAAATAACGCCGCCAAGCACCAACGAATCCGATACTTTCAGCAATGCATTCAACGAATCTATTTTTGTATCGAACTTCGCTCCTGCCACAACAGAAACAAAAGGACGCTCGGGTTGATAGATTCTGTCGAGGTTCTGTAATTCTTTCTGCATTAGAAATCCGGCATACGATGGCAAATATTTTGTTACCGAAACCGTTGATGCATGTGCCTGCCACGAACCGAAAGCATCGTTCACAAAAATATCGGCAAGCCCGGCAAGCTGGTATGCAAAGCGGTCGCCATCTTCACCTTTGGCTTCTTCACCGCTAAACCAGCGGGTATTCGGCAAATATATTCCATCGATTTTATCTTCTCTCAAATCGCGAATCATATGATTAATGGAAGTTTCTATTCCGGAATATCCTTTGGTGCCTCTTAAATGAAACTCAGGAACACCAAGCTTTATATGAAGTTTGTTTTGCAAATAATTTACAATAGGTTGAACCGATGAGCCATCATCAATTTTAATATCACCGGTTTTTTTATCTTTCGGACGGCCGACATGTGTCATTAAAATCAGTTTACCACCTTTGGCAATAATATAAAACAATGTTCCCAGAGTAGCATCAATACGATAGGGGTCGTGGATGAAACCTTTTTTTACTACGTTGTGGTCAACTCTTACGAGTACGATTTTGCCCTTCAAATCGGCATCCTGTAATAATTTGAATTTTATTTTTTCTTCCATGGTTTCATTATTTTTTATTGTCCTTGTTTTCTGTCTTTGGTTTTTCAGCAGGCTGCGGTGCAAGTTTTATTGAAGTGTAAGCTCCGAAAATCCAACCTTCTTTACCTTTGAAATTTATTTTATACCAGTAATCGGTTTTATCATCAATGGTTTGTTTCTCGCCTTTTTCAAGCACTTCGCAACTATCGCCTGTTTTAAGCTGTTTAATTCTTACCGCATCTAGTTTTGGCGCTATGCGCATGTTTACGTTAGAGCCTTGTATAGCTAATGATTTAGGAAAATATGCTTCTACTTTCTTTATCGAATCGGCAACAGCTTGTGCTTTTGCAAGCGAATCATTAATTTGTTTCTGACGTTCTTCTTCACTTTTCTTATGTGAACATGAAGCAAGCACAATTGAAATTACAATTAATGCAGTTGTAAAAACATTCAAATATTTTTTCATAAAGTGTTTTTTACAAATTTACAATTTAGTAATCAAAACAAATAATTATTACTCTATATTTTTTAATAAATTTTATTTTTACAAAAAAGAAAATATCATGACCGAAAATGAATTATCAAATATAGTTATTGGATTAGCGATAGAGGTTCACACTGCACTTGGACCAGGACTATTGGAAAGCGCTTATAAAGAGTGTTTATATTATAAAATAAATAAAGCAGGGCTATTTGTTGAAAAAGAAAAACCAATGCCATTAATTTTTGAAGAAGTAAAATTAGATTGTGGTTATAGGATTGATTTAGCCATTGAAAGAAAATTAGTTATTGAAATAAAAAGTGTTGAAGCGTTAAATGATATTCACCTCGCCCAAACATTAACTTATCTGAAACTGGGAAATTATAAATTAGGACTTTTAATAAACTTCAATGTTTTAAGATTAAAAGAAGGTATAAAACGAGTAGTTAATAATTTATAACCCTTTGAGAACTTTGCGCATGTCTTAGCGTTCTTTGCGGTAAATTTTTTAACCGCAAAGTATGCAAAGAAAAATACGCGAAGTACGCGAAGAGAATTTATTTTTTCAACTTTGTTTTTATTGCTTTGCTTTGTTTTTCATAGCCGGGCTTATCGAGCAATGCAAACATATTATTTTTATATGCCTCTACTCCGGGCTGATCGAAAGGATTTACATCAAGCATGTAGCCGCTTAGTCCGCAGGCAAATTCAAAAAAGTAAATCAGCGCACCCAGGTTTTTTTCATCAAGAACAGGAATTGAAATCTTGATATTCGGAACCTTGCCATCAACATGAGCAAGCATAGTACCCAACTCAGCCATTTTATTCACTTCATTCAGGCGTTTTCCCGAAATAAAATTCAATCCGTCAAGATTATCCTTATCATTTGGGATTTGCAATTTTTTCTTAGGGCTATCAATTGAAATCACCGTTTCAAAAATATTTCGCAAACCTTGCTGGATGTATTGTCCCATAGAATGCAGGTCGGCAGTGAAACTTACACTTGCCGGAAAAATTCCTTTGTTTTCTTTTCCTTCACTTTCACCATAAAGTTGTTTCCACCATTCAGCAATATATTGCAAACTGGGTTGATATGCTGCAAGAATCTCTGTTGTCTTTCCTTTTTTGTAAAGAACATTTCTTGCAATGGCATAAAGCGCAGCCGGATTATTTTCAACATCAACATTATTGCATAAATGTTTTTCCATTTCAACCGCACCCGAAATTATTTTTTTAATATCAATCCCTGCAACAGCAATCGGCAACAAACCAACCGGAGT
This window contains:
- a CDS encoding SH3 domain-containing protein, which gives rise to MKKYLNVFTTALIVISIVLASCSHKKSEEERQKQINDSLAKAQAVADSIKKVEAYFPKSLAIQGSNVNMRIAPKLDAVRIKQLKTGDSCEVLEKGEKQTIDDKTDYWYKINFKGKEGWIFGAYTSIKLAPQPAEKPKTENKDNKK
- a CDS encoding phosphoglycerate kinase; translated protein: MEEKIKFKLLQDADLKGKIVLVRVDHNVVKKGFIHDPYRIDATLGTLFYIIAKGGKLILMTHVGRPKDKKTGDIKIDDGSSVQPIVNYLQNKLHIKLGVPEFHLRGTKGYSGIETSINHMIRDLREDKIDGIYLPNTRWFSGEEAKGEDGDRFAYQLAGLADIFVNDAFGSWQAHASTVSVTKYLPSYAGFLMQKELQNLDRIYQPERPFVSVVAGAKFDTKIDSLNALLKVSDSLVLGGVIYNAYLCAKYGIEIKGIEAEDMEHAKAFVDFAKQYPGKLIELPFIVESDTMEGRIEGQFRTVDIRKLKPGSKLNYVLDVAKESFQEKNVLDVFHNARTVFVNAVMGYTPHFNEGTIALDELIDDNLEAVKLYGGGDTMQELKRLLPGLYIVALDDPKYYIFTGGGAVLKAIQEGTYYGLEPVKALCK
- a CDS encoding GxxExxY protein, translated to MTENELSNIVIGLAIEVHTALGPGLLESAYKECLYYKINKAGLFVEKEKPMPLIFEEVKLDCGYRIDLAIERKLVIEIKSVEALNDIHLAQTLTYLKLGNYKLGLLINFNVLRLKEGIKRVVNNL
- a CDS encoding glucose-6-phosphate isomerase, which gives rise to MTKIKVDISNALGVNAEKEIKNSLKNYKSSYKSLVGKTGKGNDFLGWVNLPSSINKSLTEKILEVSERISKNSEIVVVIGIGGSYLGARAVIDALSNHFNNLDEGNKFPKIIYAGNNISEDYHAELLELLDKKDYSVIVISKSGTTTEPAIAFRLIKKHIEKKYGKEKSKKRIIAITDKAKGALKKLSVSEGYETFDIPDDVGGRYSVLTPVGLLPIAVAGIDIKKIISGAVEMEKHLCNNVDVENNPAALYAIARNVLYKKGKTTEILAAYQPSLQYIAEWWKQLYGESEGKENKGIFPASVSFTADLHSMGQYIQQGLRNIFETVISIDSPKKKLQIPNDKDNLDGLNFISGKRLNEVNKMAELGTMLAHVDGKVPNIKISIPVLDEKNLGALIYFFEFACGLSGYMLDVNPFDQPGVEAYKNNMFALLDKPGYEKQSKAIKTKLKK